The following proteins are encoded in a genomic region of Arcobacter cloacae:
- a CDS encoding sulfurtransferase produces MGKIFKIIVLLFSFSLYLYSNPQKEQIPAITPLSWLKQNYDNSNIVIIDLRPYEEYKKGHLKNAINIPGLQSLFDDKFFMPKLDILKELFSNAGIDSNKLVVAYDNGDFIWAARLYWILQTLGHSNVGILEVAYGKELIDSFEISTDDYVAQKSEFVPRIDNSKIETKLSTLISIGDKTIIDGRQEEHYVGQKSIAKRFGHIPTAQNYACTRNFQVNTTGNKMRELSDLEELYKDIPKDKEIILYCDGGADAALNYVVLQKLGYKVSVYDGSWAEWGNDEAVPIENPSKE; encoded by the coding sequence ATGGGAAAAATCTTTAAAATAATTGTTCTACTTTTCAGCTTTAGTTTATACTTGTATTCTAATCCACAAAAAGAACAAATACCAGCAATTACTCCTTTATCTTGGTTAAAACAAAATTATGACAATTCAAATATTGTAATTATTGATTTAAGACCTTATGAAGAGTATAAAAAAGGGCATTTAAAAAATGCAATCAATATTCCAGGATTACAATCTTTATTTGATGATAAGTTTTTTATGCCAAAACTTGATATTTTAAAAGAACTATTTAGTAATGCTGGAATTGATTCGAATAAATTGGTTGTTGCTTATGATAATGGTGATTTTATTTGGGCTGCAAGATTATATTGGATATTACAAACATTAGGACATTCAAATGTTGGTATTTTAGAAGTTGCATATGGAAAAGAGTTAATAGATAGTTTTGAAATCTCTACAGATGATTATGTTGCACAAAAAAGTGAATTTGTTCCTAGAATTGATAACTCTAAAATTGAGACTAAACTAAGTACTTTAATATCTATTGGAGATAAAACAATAATAGATGGACGACAAGAAGAACATTATGTTGGACAAAAGTCAATAGCAAAAAGGTTTGGACATATTCCAACTGCTCAAAATTATGCTTGTACGAGAAATTTTCAGGTAAATACAACTGGAAATAAAATGAGAGAATTATCAGATTTAGAAGAATTATATAAAGATATCCCAAAAGATAAAGAGATTATTTTATATTGTGATGGTGGTGCTGATGCTGCATTGAATTATGTTGTTTTACAAAAGTTAGGATATAAAGTTTCTGTTTATGATGGCTCTTGGGCAGAGTGGGGAAATGATGAAGCTGTTCCTATAGAGAATCCATCAAAAGAGTAA
- a CDS encoding PAS domain S-box protein produces MEYFKGSIKSKLTLIILSVTTITSALGYIGFVFWYMNEQYKKTLELSNTIGIVISQDVGKLILLDDVSAAADISTQLKSFKNLQKLVLYKKDGNAILQYNIEDKGFEAEKIDFTKIDKIFKYDNIIKVYHKAMYQNKYLGVVHFEFKIDSLSEIIKKDLLMILLIFMYVFGISFFLAKFFAARFTKPILKLVNFLERIDKTESLKKRVVTNEQNEFGKLYNEVNRMLQRIENSYYALKLASVAFETQSGMIITNKEKKILQVNSAFTKLTGFTLEDVKGKTPSILKSGLQNKEFYENMYDSLNKYNFWMGEITNLRKDGTIINEHLLIQSILNENNEVMYYIASFLDNTKQKEMEQQLQINQQLLLQQSKLAAMGEMLENIAHQWKQPLSTITTLTSGILLNKEYNILDDNFLKEGLNNITNSAKYMSKTIDDFRDFYSNKVEKKEFDIEDSIEKALVLLSTKLVKKDIVIIKNLDNLKILGYKNELIQVYMNILSNAIDSLDDLEDEIKIIQINSKVENNKLILEFLDNAGGINEEIIDKIFDSHFTTKSEKQGSGIGLYMSKIIIDKSHGELKVSNKTFEYNSKTYKGANFMIILPIA; encoded by the coding sequence ATGGAATATTTCAAAGGCTCAATAAAGAGTAAATTAACTTTAATTATTCTTAGTGTAACAACCATTACAAGTGCTTTAGGATATATAGGATTTGTTTTTTGGTACATGAATGAGCAGTATAAAAAAACTTTAGAATTATCAAATACAATAGGTATTGTTATTTCTCAAGATGTTGGGAAATTAATACTTTTAGATGATGTATCAGCGGCAGCTGATATTTCTACTCAATTAAAATCATTTAAAAATCTTCAAAAATTAGTTTTATATAAAAAAGATGGAAATGCAATTCTTCAATATAATATAGAAGATAAGGGTTTTGAAGCAGAAAAAATTGATTTTACTAAAATAGATAAAATTTTTAAATATGACAATATAATCAAAGTTTATCATAAAGCTATGTATCAAAATAAGTATTTAGGAGTAGTTCATTTTGAATTTAAAATAGACTCTTTAAGTGAGATTATCAAAAAAGATTTATTGATGATTCTTTTAATTTTTATGTATGTGTTTGGAATTTCATTTTTTTTAGCTAAATTTTTTGCAGCTAGATTTACAAAACCAATTTTGAAGTTAGTTAATTTTCTTGAACGAATAGATAAAACAGAATCACTAAAAAAAAGAGTAGTAACAAATGAACAAAATGAATTTGGGAAACTTTATAATGAAGTAAATAGAATGCTTCAAAGAATTGAAAATTCATATTATGCACTAAAGTTAGCCTCTGTTGCTTTTGAAACACAAAGTGGAATGATAATAACAAATAAAGAAAAGAAGATTTTACAAGTAAATAGTGCTTTTACTAAATTAACAGGTTTTACACTAGAAGATGTAAAAGGTAAAACACCATCTATTTTAAAATCAGGTTTACAAAATAAAGAGTTTTATGAAAATATGTACGATTCTTTAAATAAATATAATTTTTGGATGGGTGAAATAACAAATTTAAGAAAAGATGGCACTATCATAAATGAACATTTGTTAATTCAATCTATTTTAAATGAAAATAATGAGGTTATGTACTATATAGCATCTTTTTTAGATAATACAAAACAAAAAGAGATGGAACAGCAATTACAGATAAATCAACAGCTTCTATTACAACAATCAAAATTAGCAGCAATGGGTGAAATGTTGGAAAATATTGCCCATCAATGGAAACAACCTTTATCGACCATTACTACTTTAACTTCAGGGATTCTTTTAAATAAAGAGTACAATATTTTAGATGATAATTTTTTAAAAGAGGGATTAAATAATATTACTAATTCAGCTAAATATATGTCAAAAACAATAGATGATTTTAGAGATTTTTATAGTAATAAAGTTGAAAAAAAAGAGTTTGATATTGAAGATTCTATCGAAAAAGCTTTGGTATTATTATCTACAAAATTAGTAAAAAAAGATATTGTTATAATAAAAAATTTAGATAATTTAAAAATACTTGGATATAAAAATGAACTAATACAAGTTTATATGAATATTTTAAGTAATGCTATAGATTCTTTAGATGATTTAGAAGATGAAATAAAAATTATTCAAATAAATTCTAAAGTAGAAAATAATAAGTTGATTTTAGAGTTTTTAGATAATGCAGGTGGAATAAATGAGGAGATAATTGATAAAATTTTCGATAGTCATTTTACTACTAAAAGTGAAAAACAAGGCTCAGGAATAGGGCTTTATATGTCAAAAATTATTATAGATAAATCACATGGTGAATTAAAAGTTTCAAATAAAACTTTTGAATATAATAGTAAAACGTATAAAGGTGCTAATTTTATGATTATTTTACCAATAGCTTAG
- a CDS encoding efflux RND transporter periplasmic adaptor subunit, with protein MLKLLLPTILSINLFANQIELSGTVISDNEKIITSRNMGYIKEVYVNEGSNVKKGDILYEIDSSNIDSNKKEIELNLQILQNQANNIELNLKRYKNLLAQDLVSLYEVEQMELNLTNTKNMINITKAKLDEIKTQYDYLKIKAPNDGLIIKKSVKAGELSMPAMPAFILTDLSSLLIKSDISEANLNDIKIGQEVDIEISSINFKDKGKISSIIPNTNGMTHSFVIKISFDKKDFNVYPGMYSKVLIDLKK; from the coding sequence ATGTTAAAACTATTATTACCAACAATTTTATCAATAAATCTATTTGCAAATCAAATAGAACTTTCAGGGACAGTTATTTCTGATAATGAAAAAATTATCACAAGTAGAAATATGGGATATATAAAAGAGGTTTATGTAAATGAAGGCTCAAATGTAAAAAAAGGTGATATTTTATACGAGATTGACTCTTCAAATATTGATTCAAATAAAAAAGAGATAGAACTAAATCTTCAAATTTTGCAAAATCAAGCAAATAACATAGAGTTAAATCTTAAAAGATACAAAAATTTATTAGCCCAAGATTTAGTTTCACTTTATGAAGTTGAACAAATGGAACTAAATTTAACAAACACAAAAAATATGATAAATATTACTAAAGCAAAACTAGATGAGATAAAAACTCAATATGATTATCTAAAAATAAAAGCTCCAAATGATGGTTTAATAATTAAAAAATCAGTAAAAGCAGGAGAATTATCTATGCCTGCTATGCCTGCTTTTATTCTAACTGATTTATCAAGTTTATTAATCAAATCAGATATCTCAGAAGCAAATTTAAATGATATAAAAATAGGTCAAGAAGTTGATATTGAAATAAGCTCTATAAACTTCAAAGATAAAGGTAAAATTAGTTCAATCATTCCAAATACAAATGGAATGACACACTCTTTTGTGATTAAAATAAGTTTTGATAAAAAAGATTTTAATGTTTATCCAGGAATGTACTCAAAAGTTTTAATAGATTTGAAGAAATAG
- a CDS encoding N-acetyltransferase, which yields MEIRFYKPTVVDIPKMQDLVKEEVEKGKILLRTADEMATTIRSYTVVEVDGKMAGFTATHIHSPRLAEVRSLVVGKEFRGLKLGKKLVEACINEAKQYGIEQVLSLTYEKGFFESCGFREIAKEDIPEHKIWADCIRCKHFPICDEIAMVIDL from the coding sequence TTGGAAATCAGATTTTATAAACCAACGGTTGTAGACATTCCTAAAATGCAGGATTTAGTAAAAGAAGAGGTTGAAAAAGGAAAGATTCTTTTAAGAACAGCTGATGAAATGGCAACAACAATTCGTTCATATACAGTTGTTGAAGTTGATGGAAAAATGGCTGGCTTTACAGCAACTCATATTCATTCTCCAAGACTTGCAGAAGTAAGAAGTTTAGTTGTAGGAAAAGAGTTTCGTGGTTTAAAACTTGGAAAAAAACTTGTTGAAGCTTGTATAAATGAAGCAAAACAATATGGAATAGAACAAGTTTTATCTTTAACTTATGAAAAAGGTTTTTTTGAAAGTTGTGGTTTTAGAGAAATCGCAAAAGAAGATATTCCTGAACATAAAATTTGGGCTGATTGTATTAGATGTAAACATTTTCCTATTTGTGATGAAATTGCAATGGTGATTGATTTATAA
- the mrdA gene encoding penicillin-binding protein 2, with protein sequence MNLRLNLIFILITVITITLLSRVYFLSIKSNTYYEELSKNNYINRINKIPIRGIIEDRNGEKLAINEMGFAILIKPHLSSFKHKEQLEEIVDLIIKHFPEYEKDKLIKEYKRNDSSYNHEFIKIIDYIPYETFFPKYTVLASQEDIKIESSTKRFYPQKEVASHVIGYVGKASKLDILNNELSSYNGIIGKNGLEKYYNSKLQGEMGYKDVKVNALNQEIEVLAEKEPSTDNNIKISLDINLQKYIQQIFTAKSGAVIVMDVNNGELLAAASFPEFDNNIFARGISVKEWNEMRNDFNHPFTNKIINGLYPPGSVIKMGVAISFLENGIKDNYTVNCSGSLPIGNRNFRCWKTTGHGTVNFRKAISESCDDFFYKGSLKIGINKISQTLDKFGFGQQTGVDQINEFVGINPNKEWKEKKHNQPWYVGETVITSIGQGNMLTTPLQIARYTAYISTGKLPKPHFYKANYEEPKDLNTPFEYLDLMRKGMYDVSYAQRGTARRYINSKVTIASKTGTAQVISIPQSEKVRMKESELKYYQRSHAWITTYGPFKNPQYAVTVLVEHGGSGGEATGEIASNIYDKLYELGYITSTE encoded by the coding sequence GTGAATTTAAGACTAAATCTAATTTTTATTCTAATAACAGTTATTACCATAACTTTACTTTCAAGAGTTTACTTTTTAAGTATTAAATCAAATACCTATTATGAAGAATTATCTAAAAATAATTATATAAATAGAATAAATAAAATTCCTATTAGAGGAATTATTGAAGACCGAAATGGTGAAAAATTGGCTATCAATGAAATGGGATTTGCTATTTTGATAAAACCTCATTTAAGTTCGTTTAAACACAAAGAACAATTAGAAGAGATAGTAGATTTAATAATAAAGCATTTTCCTGAATATGAAAAAGATAAATTAATAAAAGAGTATAAAAGAAATGACTCTTCATATAATCACGAATTTATTAAAATAATAGATTATATTCCTTATGAAACCTTTTTTCCAAAATATACAGTTTTAGCTTCGCAAGAAGATATAAAAATAGAATCATCAACAAAAAGATTTTATCCACAAAAAGAGGTAGCTTCTCATGTTATTGGTTATGTAGGTAAAGCTTCAAAATTAGATATTTTAAATAACGAATTATCTTCATATAACGGAATTATTGGTAAAAATGGATTAGAAAAATACTATAACTCTAAACTTCAAGGAGAAATGGGTTATAAGGATGTAAAAGTAAATGCTCTAAATCAAGAGATTGAAGTCCTAGCTGAAAAAGAACCTTCAACGGATAATAATATAAAAATAAGTTTAGATATAAATCTTCAAAAATATATTCAACAAATATTTACAGCAAAAAGTGGTGCTGTAATAGTAATGGATGTAAATAATGGAGAATTATTAGCAGCAGCATCTTTTCCTGAATTTGATAATAATATCTTTGCAAGAGGTATTTCAGTAAAAGAGTGGAATGAAATGAGAAATGATTTTAATCATCCTTTTACAAATAAAATAATAAATGGTTTATATCCTCCTGGTTCTGTTATTAAAATGGGTGTTGCCATATCATTTTTAGAAAATGGAATTAAAGATAACTACACAGTTAATTGCTCTGGTTCTTTGCCAATTGGAAATAGAAATTTTAGATGTTGGAAAACAACTGGACATGGAACGGTTAATTTTAGGAAAGCTATTAGTGAAAGTTGTGATGACTTTTTTTATAAAGGAAGTTTAAAAATTGGTATTAATAAAATATCTCAAACTTTAGATAAATTTGGTTTTGGTCAACAAACAGGAGTTGATCAAATAAATGAATTTGTAGGAATTAATCCAAATAAAGAATGGAAAGAGAAAAAACATAATCAACCTTGGTATGTTGGGGAAACTGTAATTACTTCAATTGGTCAAGGAAATATGCTAACAACTCCTCTGCAAATCGCAAGATATACAGCATACATATCAACAGGAAAACTTCCAAAACCACACTTTTATAAAGCAAATTATGAAGAACCAAAAGATTTAAATACTCCTTTTGAATATTTAGACCTTATGAGAAAAGGAATGTATGATGTTTCTTATGCACAAAGAGGAACAGCTAGAAGATACATTAATTCAAAAGTAACCATTGCATCGAAAACTGGAACAGCTCAAGTTATTTCTATTCCTCAATCTGAAAAAGTGAGAATGAAAGAGAGTGAATTAAAATATTATCAAAGATCTCATGCTTGGATTACAACATACGGACCATTTAAAAACCCTCAATATGCTGTAACTGTATTAGTTGAACACGGTGGAAGTGGAGGAGAAGCAACTGGTGAGATTGCAAGTAATATTTATGATAAATTGTATGAGTTAGGATATATAACTTCAACTGAATAG
- a CDS encoding TolC family protein, whose product MNKIYLSLLLTTLSYAQSVNFDDILTQTLNNSKDLQQQKLNIDSAKLDTKMIDSINYGKLAITEEFNRTNHAGYVFNSKLSSREASFRDFGFNEMPAPDFTEPKNLNYPDDRNNFNTKITYDIPLFTGFKLSNQKDILKLQEKANELKYNLDKKSLELEVLKAYNSAVVAKDFVTALEKAKEAVLKIVESANAFHKEGFVTKIDVNEAKVYALNINSSLIEAKNNFQLALAYLKFLSSNDEISDVQELENIYFDFPNKDELYKIALENRDEIKMQDIQVNATKKNIEIAKSAYFPTIYSHLEYGFNDDRLTLDKNKDYYMALIGISLTLFDDTRDIEKQKSKIEYAKANLNQEKLKDAIKLELKKAILELEAKEAILEEKIEAKNLANSVLDQAKLQYKNRLISMTTLLSQEANYRKNESMLILARYEKSLALANLNLILGKNIKEEKN is encoded by the coding sequence ATGAATAAGATTTATTTATCTTTATTACTTACAACCCTAAGTTATGCTCAAAGTGTAAATTTTGATGATATTTTAACACAAACTTTAAATAACAGTAAAGATTTACAACAACAAAAGCTAAATATCGACTCAGCAAAACTTGATACAAAAATGATTGACTCTATAAATTATGGAAAATTAGCCATAACTGAAGAGTTTAATAGAACAAATCACGCAGGATATGTTTTTAATTCTAAACTCTCTTCAAGAGAGGCTAGTTTTAGGGATTTTGGATTTAATGAAATGCCTGCACCTGATTTTACAGAACCAAAAAATCTAAACTATCCTGATGATAGAAACAACTTTAACACAAAAATAACCTATGATATTCCTTTATTTACAGGATTTAAACTCTCTAATCAAAAAGATATTCTAAAGCTTCAAGAAAAAGCAAATGAACTAAAATATAATCTTGATAAAAAAAGTTTAGAATTAGAAGTTTTAAAAGCTTACAATAGTGCTGTTGTTGCCAAAGATTTTGTAACTGCTTTAGAAAAAGCAAAAGAAGCTGTTTTAAAAATAGTTGAGAGTGCAAATGCTTTTCATAAAGAGGGATTTGTAACAAAAATTGATGTAAATGAAGCAAAAGTTTATGCTCTTAATATAAATTCATCACTAATTGAAGCAAAAAACAATTTTCAGTTAGCCCTAGCTTATCTTAAATTTTTAAGCTCAAACGATGAAATAAGTGATGTTCAAGAACTTGAAAATATCTATTTTGATTTTCCAAATAAAGATGAACTCTATAAAATTGCTTTGGAAAATAGAGATGAAATAAAAATGCAAGATATTCAAGTTAATGCCACTAAAAAAAATATAGAAATAGCAAAAAGTGCATATTTTCCTACTATTTATTCACATTTGGAGTATGGATTTAATGATGATAGATTAACTTTGGATAAGAATAAAGATTATTATATGGCTTTGATTGGAATTTCTCTTACTTTATTTGATGATACAAGAGATATTGAAAAACAAAAAAGTAAAATAGAGTATGCTAAAGCTAACTTAAATCAAGAAAAATTAAAAGATGCAATAAAACTTGAACTTAAAAAAGCTATTTTAGAATTAGAAGCTAAAGAGGCAATTTTAGAAGAAAAAATAGAAGCAAAGAATTTAGCAAATAGTGTTTTAGACCAAGCAAAATTACAATATAAAAATAGATTAATTTCAATGACCACACTACTTTCTCAAGAAGCAAACTATAGAAAAAACGAATCTATGCTTATTTTAGCAAGATATGAAAAATCTCTTGCTTTAGCAAATTTAAATCTCATTTTAGGGAAAAATATCAAAGAGGAAAAAAACTAA
- a CDS encoding PLP-dependent aminotransferase family protein, translating to MYKFDNNSPLYIQLYEQMKNEIKNELKAGVKLPSIRKIANDYKLSKTTVQTSYNQLCCEGYIQSFEKSGYYVCEEIYQKFNSQIENKKEEIKEEKNYKINFFPASLDKNSFPKKTWLKLYNKVVKEDVHYGVYSNFQGDYELRKEIKKYLLNSRAVICNTEQIIITNGFSNSMLLLANILKKISNKVAIESPGYRVARKIFELSSFEINDILVNKDGLDLNFLEKNDSKILYTTPSHQFPTGITMPIANRIKLINWAKKNDGFIIEDDYDSELSYYNRPIPSMQSLENSDRVIYLGTFSKALSPALRVSYIVLPNCLLDIYHDIFDFVFSQVPIDIQKTLTLFLKEGYWEKHLRKIRNSNRKKHNLMKECLKIYLKNEIKILREGSGLNFLIKPLVNINLEKLEKTAQQKDVKIYFKEFFNLEKVIALGFGGFEEFEIENAIKTFSEIWFEVKKIQ from the coding sequence ATGTATAAATTTGATAACAATTCACCTCTTTATATTCAACTTTATGAACAAATGAAAAATGAAATAAAAAATGAGCTAAAAGCTGGAGTAAAACTTCCTTCAATAAGAAAAATAGCAAATGACTATAAGCTTAGTAAAACAACTGTTCAAACTTCGTATAATCAACTTTGTTGTGAAGGATATATACAAAGTTTTGAAAAGAGTGGCTATTATGTTTGTGAAGAGATTTACCAGAAATTCAACTCTCAAATTGAAAATAAAAAAGAAGAAATAAAAGAAGAGAAAAATTATAAAATAAACTTTTTCCCTGCAAGTCTTGATAAAAACTCTTTTCCAAAGAAAACGTGGTTAAAACTTTATAATAAAGTTGTAAAAGAAGATGTTCATTATGGAGTTTATTCGAATTTTCAAGGTGATTATGAGCTAAGAAAAGAGATAAAAAAATATCTTCTAAACTCAAGAGCAGTTATATGTAATACAGAACAAATTATCATCACAAATGGATTTTCTAATTCTATGCTTCTTCTAGCAAATATTTTAAAAAAAATTTCAAATAAAGTTGCTATTGAATCTCCTGGATATAGAGTCGCTAGAAAAATATTTGAGTTATCTTCTTTTGAAATAAATGACATTCTTGTGAATAAAGATGGTTTAGATTTAAATTTTTTAGAAAAAAATGATTCAAAGATTTTATACACAACTCCTTCACATCAATTTCCAACTGGAATAACAATGCCTATTGCAAACAGAATAAAACTTATAAACTGGGCAAAAAAAAATGATGGATTTATCATTGAAGATGATTATGATAGTGAATTAAGCTATTATAATCGCCCTATTCCTTCTATGCAAAGTTTAGAAAATAGTGATAGAGTTATATATTTAGGTACTTTTTCAAAAGCTCTTTCTCCTGCGTTAAGAGTATCTTATATTGTTTTGCCAAACTGTTTATTGGATATTTATCATGATATTTTTGATTTTGTATTTTCACAAGTTCCAATAGATATTCAAAAAACATTGACACTTTTTTTAAAAGAAGGTTATTGGGAAAAACATCTTAGAAAAATCAGAAATTCAAATAGAAAAAAACATAATTTAATGAAAGAGTGTTTAAAAATCTATTTAAAAAACGAAATAAAAATCTTAAGAGAAGGAAGTGGATTAAACTTTTTGATAAAACCACTTGTAAATATTAATTTAGAAAAGCTTGAAAAAACAGCCCAACAAAAAGATGTAAAAATCTACTTTAAAGAGTTTTTCAATCTTGAAAAAGTAATAGCTTTAGGATTTGGTGGTTTCGAAGAGTTTGAAATAGAAAATGCAATCAAAACTTTTAGTGAAATTTGGTTTGAAGTTAAAAAAATCCAATAA
- the fliP gene encoding flagellar type III secretion system pore protein FliP (The bacterial flagellar biogenesis protein FliP forms a type III secretion system (T3SS)-type pore required for flagellar assembly.): MKIIISLFLFSILAFAEDTAPIVNLSVAALNEPAQFVKTINIAIILTLMVLAPTLILMVTSFTRIVIVFSLLRQAMGLQQTPPTQVVISLALILTIFIMEPYAKKSWEDGVVPYMEEKIGYEEAFEKGIKPFKEFMIKNTRESDLALFYRIKKEPNPKNIDDVPLTLLMPAFIVSELRTAFEIGFLIFLPFLVIDIIVASILMSLGMMMLPPVMISLPIKIIFFIVIDGWQLIIGNLAQSFK, from the coding sequence TTGAAAATTATTATTTCTCTATTTCTTTTTTCTATTTTAGCATTTGCTGAAGATACAGCACCTATAGTTAATCTTTCAGTTGCAGCATTAAATGAACCAGCTCAATTTGTAAAAACAATAAATATAGCAATTATTTTAACTTTAATGGTATTAGCACCAACGCTTATACTTATGGTTACTTCATTTACAAGAATTGTAATAGTGTTTTCTCTTTTAAGACAAGCAATGGGTTTACAACAAACTCCTCCTACTCAAGTTGTTATCTCTTTAGCACTTATTTTAACTATTTTTATTATGGAACCTTATGCAAAAAAATCATGGGAAGATGGTGTTGTTCCTTATATGGAAGAAAAAATAGGATATGAAGAAGCCTTTGAAAAAGGAATAAAACCCTTCAAAGAGTTTATGATAAAAAATACAAGAGAATCAGATTTAGCTCTATTTTATAGAATCAAAAAAGAACCAAATCCAAAAAATATAGACGATGTTCCTTTGACACTTTTAATGCCTGCGTTTATCGTAAGTGAATTAAGAACTGCTTTTGAAATTGGTTTTTTAATCTTTTTACCATTTTTAGTTATTGATATTATTGTTGCATCTATTTTAATGAGTTTAGGTATGATGATGTTACCACCTGTTATGATTTCCTTACCTATTAAAATCATCTTTTTTATAGTCATTGACGGATGGCAACTTATAATTGGAAATTTAGCACAATCCTTTAAATAG
- a CDS encoding pyridoxamine 5'-phosphate oxidase family protein yields the protein MRREEFDVKDENSINEILKVCEYGTLSLISQGKPYCVALNFVFFENSIFFHGAKEGRKIEAINSNPNAAFLVVKPYSFIPSYFSDTMAACPATQFFASVLFEGKLEFINDGNKKADVLNALMKKFQKEDSFELIAYNKAMYTKMLDKTAIIELKIKTQSCKIKVGQNLNEERKTKVMDRLKNRNLKIDDETIKQMKLFS from the coding sequence ATGAGAAGAGAAGAGTTTGATGTAAAAGATGAAAATAGTATAAATGAGATATTAAAAGTTTGTGAATATGGCACTTTAAGTTTAATAAGTCAGGGGAAACCATATTGTGTTGCTTTGAATTTTGTATTTTTTGAAAATTCTATTTTTTTTCATGGTGCAAAAGAAGGAAGAAAAATAGAAGCTATAAATTCAAATCCAAACGCAGCTTTTTTAGTAGTAAAACCATACTCTTTTATACCTTCATATTTTAGTGATACGATGGCTGCTTGTCCAGCAACACAATTTTTTGCTTCAGTTTTATTTGAAGGAAAGTTGGAATTTATAAATGATGGAAATAAAAAGGCTGATGTTTTAAATGCTTTGATGAAAAAGTTTCAAAAAGAAGATAGTTTTGAATTAATTGCATATAATAAAGCGATGTACACAAAAATGCTTGATAAAACTGCAATTATTGAGTTAAAAATTAAAACTCAAAGTTGTAAGATAAAAGTAGGGCAAAACTTAAATGAAGAGAGAAAAACTAAAGTTATGGATAGGCTAAAAAATAGAAATTTAAAAATAGATGATGAAACTATAAAACAGATGAAATTGTTTAGTTAA
- a CDS encoding FMN-binding protein: MNEKIENILNYEGVFSVVAKGENFPHIVNTWNSFVSFKDNNLFIPVGGMKIMEDILKNENRVIVVIGTKELEGLHGMGIGVKIIGKAEIFQDIEEYEAMKTKFEWVRAVMKIEIIEVYQTT; this comes from the coding sequence ATGAATGAAAAAATAGAAAATATTTTGAATTATGAAGGAGTTTTTAGTGTAGTTGCTAAAGGAGAAAATTTTCCTCATATTGTAAATACATGGAATTCTTTTGTTAGTTTTAAAGATAATAATCTTTTTATTCCAGTTGGAGGAATGAAAATAATGGAAGATATACTAAAAAATGAAAACAGAGTAATTGTTGTTATTGGGACAAAAGAGCTTGAAGGTTTACATGGAATGGGTATTGGAGTTAAAATAATAGGAAAGGCAGAAATATTTCAAGATATAGAAGAATATGAAGCAATGAAAACTAAATTTGAGTGGGTAAGAGCAGTTATGAAAATAGAAATAATTGAAGTTTATCAAACAACTTAA
- a CDS encoding EscU/YscU/HrcU family type III secretion system export apparatus switch protein → MQEKLNKDIVQKAVALKYDIEKDNAPKITAKGKGETASNIIKIAKENNIPIKKDEDLIELLSQIDIDKEIPSSMYKAVAEIFSFIYDLSNNKKNIDEKLKEKSLNKL, encoded by the coding sequence ATGCAAGAAAAATTAAATAAAGATATTGTTCAAAAAGCTGTTGCATTAAAATATGACATTGAAAAAGATAATGCTCCAAAAATTACTGCAAAAGGAAAAGGAGAAACTGCTTCAAATATTATAAAAATTGCAAAAGAAAATAATATTCCTATAAAAAAAGATGAAGATTTAATAGAACTTTTATCGCAAATAGATATAGACAAAGAGATTCCAAGCTCCATGTATAAGGCTGTTGCTGAAATATTTTCTTTTATATATGACTTATCAAATAACAAAAAAAATATTGATGAAAAACTAAAAGAAAAAAGTTTAAATAAACTTTGA